AGGTCGCGCCGCCCGCACTGACGAGCGCGCCTTCGGTCACGAGCGCGCGCCCCACACGGCCCGCAATGGGCGCGCGTACCGTGCATCGATCGAGGCGAAGCTGCGCGAGCGTCACGGCGGCGCGTGCGTCCGCAACATTCGCGTCGGCCTGCTGCAGTGCGGCCGTCGCCGCCTCGAATTCCTGGGCGCTCACGACCTGGCGCGCCACCAGCGGCTTGAAGCGCGCCACTTCGGAGGCCGCATTGCCCTGCACGGCCTGGGCCCGGTTCAGCGCCGCCTGGGCCTGCTGCAGTGCGGCCTCGTAGTCGCGCGAATCAATGAGGAAGAGCGGCGCGCCGGCGCGCACGTCGGTGCCTTCCTCGAACAGCCGCCGCTCGACGATACCGTCTACGCGCGCCCGCACCTCGGCTGAGCGGATCGCTTCGATGCGCCCCGGCAGTTCGATCACGCGGGGAATGGATTGCGCCGCAACCGTTTCGACCAGCACGCCCGGCGGCGGCGCTGCGCCGCTCTGGGCTTGCCGGTCGCGGCACCCGAAGGCCGCCAGCAGCAGCATGGCCGCGACGCCGAACAGCAACGGTCGACAGCGTCTGGGTTCGCAGTTTGACACGCGAGGCTCCACCGAAAAATAGAGTCGGTACACGCGCGCTCGAATGGCTCGTTGCACATGTATTCGAACGGCTCACTGCGATGTTCACTCAAACTGCGATTTACAGCCCCCGATGTGCGCAGTTTGCCAGTGCGCAAGCATCAGAAAAGGGCACGACGTTTCGATCGTTATCTAACAGATACCGCTTTCAAGCATTCACAGGATTTACGCAAAATCGCCACAAAATCAACCACTCGTAAATTTCTTGAAGTCGAAATTCCCTTTACTACTATGGATACACGCTTCACACCCTCATTCAGACCGCTGCATTCCCTCATATTCCGGCCATTGCCCACCCGCTTTTAAGGGCCCGTTCGTACAGCCGGACATCACGGCTTTCGGGTTGTTCTATAACCGAAGAAGCCATAGGTCATGGCGCCGTCAATCATCTTCTTGCCTCAGGAGATCGAATCATGAAAAACCAACTCGTCCTCTCAATCATCGCTGCGCTCGTCGTCGGCGTCTCCTCGTCAGCAATGGCACAAGGCTCCGGTGGCGATCAAGCCCAGGGGACAGGTCGCCAGCAGGTCATGCCGACCATGCCGCATCGCGACTGGCATGAAGGCCAGCAGGTTCCTTCCAAGTACCGGCATTACAACTATCAGATGGCCGACTGGAAGTCGCATAATCTCGACGCACCGAAGCGCGGCCAACAGTGGCTGGGCGTGAACGGCGACTACGTGCTGGTGTCGAGAAGCAACTGGAAGATCGCGAAGATCGTTCCGGGTACTGAATGAGTGGAATGACACGACGGGCTACGTGAGCGTAGCCCGCGCTATGGCTGGCTGATTCATGCACGGGCGGTTGCCATGCCCGCCGCCCCTTTCAGTCGACGAGCCGCGAGCGAAGGCGCTTGTACTCGTCGTCCGAAATCGATCCTGTCGTTCTCAGCTTGTCGAGCTTCTCGATTTCGTCCGCGACACTGTAGCCCACGATGTGGCGCAGTTCCTCGCGCGCCTTCTGCGCCCGCTCCTGGTTGCGATGCGCCATGTCTCTGCCTTGCGTGAGGACATAGGCGAATATGCCGATATAGGGCAAAACAATCAGAAATATCACCCAGACGATCTTCATGAATCCCGATATATCGGTTCGACGAAACAGGTCGCTCGTGATTGTGATGAACAGCCAGAACCACAGAATGAACATGAATATCGAAAACGCATCGATAATGAAGTTCGAAAACGTAAAGCCATTTGCGAAGATCATGAATCGCCTCCGTCGGTTTTGCGTGTGGAAAACGGCAACTGGGTGCTGACACGGGCATCGAGGGCCGTCGATGGCTGGAGCGTGCTCGCGCGAAACGTGATGCATGGAAGCGACGCGGCCACCAACGTGCCTTTCGTCAGGTCAAATCAGGCCGCGCCTGCGCTCCCGGCCGGCAAACGGCACCACGGCCATGGAAATGAGATCGAGCCCGAGGAACAGCCCGAGCAAGGGCAACGGCACGCTCGGGAAATTGGCGGCCAGAAAAATGGCGAGCAGGAACGACAGCGCCGCGCTGACAATGCCGATATTGTTGAGCTTCACGTCCTGCCCGACCGACGCAATGATCTTGAAGAAGCCGTCGAGCACGAAGAAAATCATCAGCATCACGGTAAGACCGCGCGCCCGTGCGCTGTCGTTGACCAGAATGAGAATGCCGATGAGGACGGGCACGATGACTGGCGGAATGCGCCTGACCGCGAGCTTCCAGTCTCTCGTGGTGATGAGACTCAAGGCATGCACGAAGCCGCAGAATAGCAGCATCCTTGCGATGAAAAGCGTTCCGATCATTGACCTTGTCGTGAGCGACAAGACGATACAGAAAATTCCCGCCGCGACGAGCAGGGTTGAACTGGCAATCGGAAAAATAGCACGCTTTGGCATATTCGAATGTAACTGCGTCAATACGGTTACATAGCTCGGCATATCTGACTTGCGCGTATTCTTGCCGAATTATAGGCTTAAGCGAAATTAAGCGTTCTGCTATCAGCCGTCGAAGTATAGTGCTTGAGTCCGCAAATACAAGGGCGCGATTGCACCGTGAACCTCGAACGCAGCCACACCTTTTCGTTCAGCCCCGACGGCCAGCACTTCCTGCTAGACGGCGAGCCCTTCCAGATTCGCAGCGGCGAAATGCATCCCGCGCGCATTCCACGCGAGTACTGGCTGCATCGCATTCGCATGGCCAAAGCAATGGGCATGAACTGCATCGCGTTGTACATCATGTGGAATTACCACGAGCCGCGCAAAGGGGTGTTCGACTTCGAAAGCGGCAACCGCAATATCGAAGCGTTCATCCGTCTGTGTCAGGAAGAATCGCTGTGGGTGCTGTTGCGACCCGGGCCTTATGTTTGCGCCGAGTGGGACCTGGGAGGCCTTCCCGCTTACCTGCTGAGCGAACCTGACATTCAGCTGCGCACCGACTCGGCCACGGATGCCCGTTACATGGCGGCGGTTGCGCGCTATATCGGCGAGCTGGTGCCGCGCATCAAGCCGTTGATGCTCGAAGAAGGCGGCCCGATTCTGATGCTCCAGATCGAGAACGAGTTCGGTTCTTACGCAAGCAATCCCGCTTATCTGGAGGAGCTCAGGCAGCTTTGGCTAAGGGGCGGGATAACGGGGCCGTTCTTTACCGAAGACGGCCTCGTGCAACTCGAACGCAGTCGCAGCACCGTGAAGGGCGGCGCGATTGCGTTGAGCAACGGCAATGTAAAGCAAATCGCGGCGGTGCGTCGCGCCTTTCCCGCCGTCCCCGCAATGGCGGGCGAGATCTACACGGGCTGGCTCACGCATTGGGGCGAGCCGGTATTCTCTGGGCTCGATTACGATCTTTCCGCCGTCTTGACGGAATTCATGCAGTCGCAATTGTCGTTCAACCTCTATGTCGTTCATGGCGGCACGAGCTTTGGCTTTTATGCCGGCGCGAACGTGGACGAGTCGGGTAACTATCAACCCGATATCACCAGCTACGACTATGGCGCGCCGATCAACGAGCAAGGGGTGGCCACGGCGCAATACGTGAAGTATCGCGACATCATTGCCCGCTACCTGAGCGAGCCTTTGCCGGACATTCCCGATGCCTTCGCCACCCTCTCGGGCGACACGCTCGCGCCTACGCTCTACGCCTCGATCTGGGACAACCTGCCGGCGCCCCTGCCACGCGAGTCGAGCGTCGATCCGCATTCGTTCGAACACTACGGCCAGACTTCGGGCTTCATGCTGTATCGCAGAACGCTGCAGGCGCAACCCGTTGGCGCGCTGGATATCAGCGGCGTTCATGACTATGCGACGGTTTTCGTCAGCGAGCGTTACGCGGGTGGCGTTTCGCGCGCGCAGATTCCGCCCGACTATGCGCAGGCGTTGCGCGTGACGCATCGTGCGCCGCTCGCACTACCGGGCGCGTCGGCGGCAGCGCCGGGAGCGCTGGAACTCCTGGTAGAGGGCATGGGACGCGTCAACTACGGGCCCGCGTTGGTCGACCGCAAAGGTCTGCTCGAACCCGTGGGGCTGCAATGCGCCGATGGGTCCCTCTCGTTGCTCAAAGACTGGGAAGCCTTTTTGCTGCCGATGGATGAAGCGTTCATCGCCGGGCTGAAGGCACGCTGCACGAATCCACTGAAACCCGGGCTCTTTTTCAGGGCGCGTCTGGATTTGACCGAGATCGGCGACACATGGCTCGATATGCGCCATTGGACCAAAGGCGTGGTCTGGGTCAACGGGCACAATCTCGGGCGCTATTGGCGTATCGGTCCGCAACAGCGCTTGTATTGTCCCGCGCCGTGGCTCAAGCAGGGCGAAAACGAGGTGCTGATCTTCGACCTGCACCAGATCGAGGCGAAACCTGTGCAACTGATGGATTCGTTGTATTAGCAACCTTCTTCCGGCACGAGTTCCAGCGTAAGCACTTCGAATGGGGCGAGCCGAATATCGAACGGCACGTCCGCATCAAGTATTGGCGGAAAGCTGGCCGCGCTTGCATGCCAGACAGTGCGCGCGTGAAACCGCCCCGCCGCAGCAGCCGGCAGTTCCAGTTGGCGCCGCAGCGACAGTGCAAAGCGCTGCGCCTCATCACGCGGATTGCGCAGCGTCACGATGGCCTTGTGCGGCGCCCACGCCGCCCAGCCGTAGATGGCTGCCTCGTCGGGCGCGCCGCCAATCCAATGGCTGTCGCGCAACACATCGCTGTTCGCGCGCGCCCATCGGGCGGCTTGCGCGAGCACATGCCAGTCGTCCTCTCCCAGCAGCGAAGGCGTGACATATAGCTCCTGCAATTGCGTACCGCTCGCGAAGAACGACCGGACTTCGTGCGCGAATGCGCTCCCTTGCGACGCATTCAGTCGCGCATTGCACTGTGCAAGGACAATCCCGTGCAGCATGAGCGAATTGAGCGGAAAGAACGGGCTGCGCCGCACGACATTGCGATACGTCTGCGCGTCGCGGTAGGTGATCCAGCGCTCGCGGTTCGTGCCGCTGCCCGCTTGACCGTCGTCGTTGCCGCCGCGCCAGATCGCGTCGACGTAGCGCAGCCAGAACGGCGACGCATGCGTACCTGTCGAGAGATTGATGAAAGTATCGGGTTTGGCCGCGCGAATATCGCCGATCAAATGGATCGCCGCGTCCCAGTCGCTATCGAACAGGCTGCCTGGAAACACGCTGTCCGCGTTGCCCGTCCCGTCGAACTTGAACTGGTTCACGCCGTCCCTCGCGAGCAGGTTCATCACGACTTCGTGAAAACGCGCGTAATAGCGCGGCCCCGATAACGCAAGGCCGTTGTCGATGATTTCATAACCGGCGGCGCGGCCGCGCGCGACGCGCTCCTCCTTCGGCGCGCAATAGCCGCCCCAGGGAGACAGCCATACGCCCGGCGCGCCGCCATATCGTGCCGCGGCGTCGCGCAGCGGCGCGAAACCATCTGGAAATGCCCGGCTGAAATGCCAGCCTCCGCCAAGGTCGTCCCAGCCATCGTCGAAAAGAAACGAATCGATCTGCACGCCGCGCTGCGTATGCAATTCGCGGCCGATCGTTTCGATCCGCTCCAGCGCCTGTTCCTGCGTATAAGGCGTGAGGTAACCGATATCCCACCAGCTGTTGTAGTGCAGAAACGGCCGATAGGGACGGGCGCGCTCCTGTTCGAGGTATGCAGCGAAATCGCGCCGCAATTGACCTTCGCGAGCCACGCCGGCCACCGCGGAGTAAGTCAGCGTCCGGTTCCTTTCGAGCGGCAGCGTGCGTCGCAGCGCAAAGCTCACGTTTTCCCCTTCTACGTGGCTGGTTGCCAGCGGCAGTTCGAAGCCCAGATAGAAGTTGCCCGCTACGACCGGTGTGCCCTTGCGCTCGCTGCCCGCCTGCGCGCCGGGAGCGCGCGCCTGCAGCAACGAAACGACGGCGATGGCTTCGTCCTGGCGCAGGGCGGTCAAGTCCAGCCTCATGCGCAGATATCGCGCGCCTTCACGCTGCTCCACGCTCCATTGCGCCCGCAGGCGTCCCTGGGCGTCTTCAAGCGTGATGCACACGCGGCGGCCCGCCCGGCGTTCGGCCAATCTCGACGCCTGAGGGTTGGCGGCGCGCGCTTCTTCCCGTAGCGGAGCAAGCACGCGCATTGCGGCCGGGCCGAGCGTGATGCCGTCCGCAAAAGTCAGCGCGAACGGGGTGACGATGGGCAACGCGCGCCTGCCCACGCAATCGACCAGCGAGAAGTGGGTAAGGTGTTCGTCCGCCAATGCCCAGTGCAGGGCAATTGCATCGTTCCCGAACGAACAGGCGTCGTCCTGCTGCCGGAATTCGGCCATACAGGCTTGCGTAGAAGTTCGATCGTCGGCACGCATGGGAAACCTGTTTTGGGCGCAAAGCGCCTTCATAGGGTAATGGCAACTGCCACGCGCATTCAAGGCGCACCGCGCAACAGCGTGTAATGGCCCTAAAGCGGCGCGCCCAAACGGATGTCAATGCCATGCCGCATGATTTGCTTATGGGAACCTTAAGCGAATGCGCTTTCGCGCAGCTTTACCACCGGTTACACGATTGACAATTCCGCGCATTCCTTCCGTAAGCTCAGCGACTAGAATCCGCTTCCATCGCAACCGCGTCCGTTGAATGGAATAGAGATCATTATGAATCGCCTGACGTTTTATCTACTCGCAGGGCTCGCAGGGACGTGTGTCAGCGGCGCAGCATCCGCCCATGCCGATATCGGTGTTTATCTCGGCGTTCCGGGTCCGGTTTACGCCGCGCCCGAGCCGGTTTACGAGGCGCCGCCGCCCGTCGTGTATGCGGCGCCCCCCGCAACCGTCTACGAAGCGCCTCCGGCTTACGGCTACTACCGCTACGACCACGACGAAGACGAACGCCACTGGCATGACCATGGGCGTCATCGCGGCTGGGAGCATCATCACGGCGACGACGACGATTGACTGGCGACGCCTGAGCAAATAGTTGCGCGCGCAACATAATGCGCGCGCCTGCGCCCGGGTTCGTGCGACTTCATTTCCGATACCTGATCATAGTTGTCTAGCCAATAAACGCTTACAACGTCTCCGCCTCGCCCCCAACGCCATCATCCCGGCGTGCAACGCTTATATGGCAAAGCGTTTACACCTTCCGCCAGCAAAAACCCTGGTTGCCTCACTATGTGAGACTCCTTATCTTGTCTATACAACACGGCTGACGTGACGGCCCGCTGTTGAGCATGCCGCCATCGGTTCTGGCGGCGTTGAAAGACATACTGGAGACTCCACGTCAATGAAGAAGTTTGCCCTGTGCATGGCGATGCTCGCCGTCGCAACCTCCGTTTGCGCGAAGGATTGGACCACGGTCCGCTTCGGCGTGGATGCCAGCTATCCCCCGTTCGAATCGAAAAGCACGGACGGCAAGCTGGTCGGTTTCGACATCGACGTCGGCAATGAAATCTGCAAGCGCCTCGACGCGAAGTGCGTTTGGGTGGAAAGCGAATTCGACGGCATGATTCCGGCGCTCAAGGCGAAGAAGTTCGACGCCGTGCTCTCTTCGATGTCGATGACACCGCAGCGCGAAGCGCAAATCGCGTTCTCGTCGAAGGTCTTCCACACGCCCAGCCGTCTCGTCGCGAAGAAAGGCTCGCCCCTCCAGCCCACCGCCGATTCGTTGAAGGGCAAGACAGTTGGCGTCGAGCAGGGAACGACACAGGAAGCCTATGCCAAAGCCAACTGGGCGCCCAACGGTGTGAAGATCGTGCCTTACCAGGATCAGGACCAGGTCTATGCGGACCTGCTTTCCGGCCGCCTCGACGCCGCGCTGCAAGACGCGGTGCAGGCCGACCTGAGCTTCCTGAAGACGCCGCGCGGCGCAGGCTACGCGTTCACGAACGGCGAACTGAGCGACCCGGGCGGCATCCTCGGCAACGGCGCCGCCATCGGCCTGCGCAAGGACGACGCCGACCTGAAGGTCAAGATCGACAAAGCGCTCGCGGACATGATCAAGGACGGCACGTACAAGAAGATCGAGTCGCGATACTTCGCATTCGACGTGTACGGCTCGTAAGCGCCAGGCACGACACACGCGACAAAGGCGCGGGACATTCCCGCGCCTTTTGCCCTTTTTCAGCCGCAGCACATTCGCCTCGCGCTCACGTCACCATGCACATTCAGAAGCATCCGCTCATTTCGCCGGCGCTCGGCACCGCGCGGCACCTCACGAGCTTCCACTATGGCCCAACCGGCGCGCAGAAGATCTACATCCAGTCGTCGCTGCATGCCGACGAACTACCCGGCATGCTGGTCGCCTGGGCACTGCGCAACCGCCTGGCTACGCTCGAAGCGGCGGGCAAGCTGCGCGGCGAAGTCGTCGTCGTACCCGTGCCGAATCCGATCGGCCTCAATCAGCGCCTGCTTGGCCAGTTGCTCGGCCGTTTCGAAAGCGGCACCGCGGCCAACTTCAACCGCCACTTCCACGATCTCGCCGAACTCGTGCTGCCGCGTGTCGGCCCTCGACTCACCGGCGACGCGCAGCAGAATCTGCTCGCCGTGCGCGCTGCGATGCGAGAAGCGCTTGATGAACAGTCGCCCACCACCGAACTCGGCTCGCAACGTCTTGCGCTCCAGCGCCTGTCCTACGACGCCGATGTCGTGCTCGACCTGCATTGCGACTTCGAAGGCGCCATGCATCTCTACACGAACCCCGAACTTTGGCCCGATGTCGAACCGCTCGCGCGCTATCTCGAAGCGAAGGCATCGCTCTTCGCGCTCAATTCGAACGGCAACCCCTTCGACGAGATTCACAGCTTCTGCTGGTCCGCACTGCGCGAGCGCTATGGCGCGCGCTACCCGATCCCCAACGGCGCCGTTTCCGTGACGATCGAGCTGCGCGGCCAGGCGGACGTGAGCTACGACTTCGCCGAGCACGATGCGAACGCCATCGTCGACTACCTCACGCATCGTGGCGTGATCGAGGGGACGCCTGCGCCACTGCCCCGGCTCGAATGCGAGCCTACGCCGTTGGCGGGCGCGGAGACACTCATCGCACCAGCCTCCGGCGTGCTCGTGTTCCGCACGCCCGTTGGCGTCAAGGTCGAACCTGGCCAGCCGATTGCCGATGTGGTCGACCCGCTGACCGATCATGTCGCCACCATCACGAGTTCCGTGTCCGGCATGCTGTACGCGCGTCAACGCACGCGCTTCGCCACTGCGGGGATGGAGGTGGCGTGGGTAGCGGGCGCCACGCCGCTGCGCAGCGGGTCGCTGCTGCCGGATTAACTTATGTGGGGTCACAGTTCGTCAGAAGTGAATCTGTGACGAGGCGTAACAGCGCGCCTATCCGCACACCGCAAAGGACATTGCCCGCCGTTGCAGCGCAGTCGGCACGCAAGCAAGCGCCATTTACACTTGCTTTCGATTCTTTACCTATGCGCGCCGGGTTGATATTTACGATTGCGATCGCCTGACGCATCGGGCGCCAAGGCGGCTGGGATCTCCGTTTCCGGCCGCCTTGGCGCCCGATGCGTCGTTCGTAAATAATGTCAGCGGAATGGCCCACAATAAATGAACAGTTTCGATACCGTCATTCTGGAAGCGCTCACCCGAATCGATCTGCCGCCACTGCTCAATCACGCGATCCGGGTCATGGCGGGACTCTATACGTTCAAAGGTTATTGCCTCATCCCGCTCATCGTGTGGATCTGGTTTCAGCCGAACGAGCGGCGCGAGTGGCGACGCGAGATGATGATCGCCACGGTGGCCAGCGGCCTGATCGCACTGGCAGTGGGACGCCTCCTCGCGCGCTTTTTGCCGTTCCGGCAGCGGCCCATTTTCAATCCCGATCTGCATCTGCATTTCGCCTCGTCGTCCTTGCGGGCGGCCGGGCTGACCGACTTCAGCTCGTTTCCAAGCGATCACGCCATGCTGTGGGTGGCGATTGCAGTGGGAATCTTTCTTGTATGGCGTTTCGTCGGCGCGCTGGCGATTTTATATGTCGTACTAATCATTTGTCTGCCGCGCGCCTACCTCGGCTATCACTACCCCACGGATCTGATCGCGGGCGGCGTAATCGGTGTGGCGATCACCTGGCTGATGACGCGCGACATTATCAGGAAGCGCACTGCCAAGCCCGCTCTGCGCCTGGTAACGCGCTTTCCAGGGCCGTCCGCCGCCCTCGCATTTCTCGTGTGTTTCGAGCTGGTCACGCAGTTCGACGATCTGCTGCGACTCACCCACTCCGTGTTGCACGCAATGAGCTGAACGTTGGCGCGGGCGGCGCTTTCGGCGCGCCGCCCGCGCGACATCACACTGCGCCCGGATTGACGTACGCCGTCTTGACGGTGGTGTAGAACTCGCGCGCATAGCTGCCTTGCTCGCGCGGGCCGTAGCTCGAGCCCTTGCGGCCGCCAAACGGAACGTGATAGTCCACGCCCGCCGTCGCGGTGTTCACCATG
This genomic window from Paraburkholderia acidiphila contains:
- a CDS encoding efflux RND transporter periplasmic adaptor subunit encodes the protein MSNCEPRRCRPLLFGVAAMLLLAAFGCRDRQAQSGAAPPPGVLVETVAAQSIPRVIELPGRIEAIRSAEVRARVDGIVERRLFEEGTDVRAGAPLFLIDSRDYEAALQQAQAALNRAQAVQGNAASEVARFKPLVARQVVSAQEFEAATAALQQADANVADARAAVTLAQLRLDRCTVRAPIAGRVGRALVTEGALVSAGGATLLTQVNQLSPVNAVFTQSNISLLEVRKQIASGTLSAPDADRAQVRLTLANGDDYSEPGVLDFTDLVVDPSTGTQVLRARFNNASRILLPGQFVRGRIVIGTIPNGLIVPARAVQFDNNGASLSLVADDGTVVRRNVVLGPQEAGQWVVKDGLEPGERVIVDGWQRVQPGQRVDARPFAAPGHS
- a CDS encoding RcnB family protein — translated: MKNQLVLSIIAALVVGVSSSAMAQGSGGDQAQGTGRQQVMPTMPHRDWHEGQQVPSKYRHYNYQMADWKSHNLDAPKRGQQWLGVNGDYVLVSRSNWKIAKIVPGTE
- a CDS encoding PLDc N-terminal domain-containing protein, whose product is MIFANGFTFSNFIIDAFSIFMFILWFWLFITITSDLFRRTDISGFMKIVWVIFLIVLPYIGIFAYVLTQGRDMAHRNQERAQKAREELRHIVGYSVADEIEKLDKLRTTGSISDDEYKRLRSRLVD
- a CDS encoding beta-galactosidase; the protein is MNLERSHTFSFSPDGQHFLLDGEPFQIRSGEMHPARIPREYWLHRIRMAKAMGMNCIALYIMWNYHEPRKGVFDFESGNRNIEAFIRLCQEESLWVLLRPGPYVCAEWDLGGLPAYLLSEPDIQLRTDSATDARYMAAVARYIGELVPRIKPLMLEEGGPILMLQIENEFGSYASNPAYLEELRQLWLRGGITGPFFTEDGLVQLERSRSTVKGGAIALSNGNVKQIAAVRRAFPAVPAMAGEIYTGWLTHWGEPVFSGLDYDLSAVLTEFMQSQLSFNLYVVHGGTSFGFYAGANVDESGNYQPDITSYDYGAPINEQGVATAQYVKYRDIIARYLSEPLPDIPDAFATLSGDTLAPTLYASIWDNLPAPLPRESSVDPHSFEHYGQTSGFMLYRRTLQAQPVGALDISGVHDYATVFVSERYAGGVSRAQIPPDYAQALRVTHRAPLALPGASAAAPGALELLVEGMGRVNYGPALVDRKGLLEPVGLQCADGSLSLLKDWEAFLLPMDEAFIAGLKARCTNPLKPGLFFRARLDLTEIGDTWLDMRHWTKGVVWVNGHNLGRYWRIGPQQRLYCPAPWLKQGENEVLIFDLHQIEAKPVQLMDSLY
- a CDS encoding enterotoxin; its protein translation is MAEFRQQDDACSFGNDAIALHWALADEHLTHFSLVDCVGRRALPIVTPFALTFADGITLGPAAMRVLAPLREEARAANPQASRLAERRAGRRVCITLEDAQGRLRAQWSVEQREGARYLRMRLDLTALRQDEAIAVVSLLQARAPGAQAGSERKGTPVVAGNFYLGFELPLATSHVEGENVSFALRRTLPLERNRTLTYSAVAGVAREGQLRRDFAAYLEQERARPYRPFLHYNSWWDIGYLTPYTQEQALERIETIGRELHTQRGVQIDSFLFDDGWDDLGGGWHFSRAFPDGFAPLRDAAARYGGAPGVWLSPWGGYCAPKEERVARGRAAGYEIIDNGLALSGPRYYARFHEVVMNLLARDGVNQFKFDGTGNADSVFPGSLFDSDWDAAIHLIGDIRAAKPDTFINLSTGTHASPFWLRYVDAIWRGGNDDGQAGSGTNRERWITYRDAQTYRNVVRRSPFFPLNSLMLHGIVLAQCNARLNASQGSAFAHEVRSFFASGTQLQELYVTPSLLGEDDWHVLAQAARWARANSDVLRDSHWIGGAPDEAAIYGWAAWAPHKAIVTLRNPRDEAQRFALSLRRQLELPAAAAGRFHARTVWHASAASFPPILDADVPFDIRLAPFEVLTLELVPEEGC
- a CDS encoding ABC transporter substrate-binding protein, whose amino-acid sequence is MKKFALCMAMLAVATSVCAKDWTTVRFGVDASYPPFESKSTDGKLVGFDIDVGNEICKRLDAKCVWVESEFDGMIPALKAKKFDAVLSSMSMTPQREAQIAFSSKVFHTPSRLVAKKGSPLQPTADSLKGKTVGVEQGTTQEAYAKANWAPNGVKIVPYQDQDQVYADLLSGRLDAALQDAVQADLSFLKTPRGAGYAFTNGELSDPGGILGNGAAIGLRKDDADLKVKIDKALADMIKDGTYKKIESRYFAFDVYGS
- a CDS encoding succinylglutamate desuccinylase/aspartoacylase family protein, with amino-acid sequence MHIQKHPLISPALGTARHLTSFHYGPTGAQKIYIQSSLHADELPGMLVAWALRNRLATLEAAGKLRGEVVVVPVPNPIGLNQRLLGQLLGRFESGTAANFNRHFHDLAELVLPRVGPRLTGDAQQNLLAVRAAMREALDEQSPTTELGSQRLALQRLSYDADVVLDLHCDFEGAMHLYTNPELWPDVEPLARYLEAKASLFALNSNGNPFDEIHSFCWSALRERYGARYPIPNGAVSVTIELRGQADVSYDFAEHDANAIVDYLTHRGVIEGTPAPLPRLECEPTPLAGAETLIAPASGVLVFRTPVGVKVEPGQPIADVVDPLTDHVATITSSVSGMLYARQRTRFATAGMEVAWVAGATPLRSGSLLPD
- a CDS encoding phosphatase PAP2 family protein, with amino-acid sequence MNSFDTVILEALTRIDLPPLLNHAIRVMAGLYTFKGYCLIPLIVWIWFQPNERREWRREMMIATVASGLIALAVGRLLARFLPFRQRPIFNPDLHLHFASSSLRAAGLTDFSSFPSDHAMLWVAIAVGIFLVWRFVGALAILYVVLIICLPRAYLGYHYPTDLIAGGVIGVAITWLMTRDIIRKRTAKPALRLVTRFPGPSAALAFLVCFELVTQFDDLLRLTHSVLHAMS